GTGGTACAGCAGGTACAACCACTGCAGCTGCATGGCCTACAACAGGAACTGTTACAGTAACCTATCTCTTTGATAAGATGTATTAAAAAATTAGAGGGAGGCAAAAGCCTCCCTCTTTTATCAAGATCTTTTCGAGAAAATTTTCATGTGTTATGAGAAAAAAAATTTAATTATAAGCTTCCAACTATTTCATCCCTTTTTTCACAAAAAAGGTTTCACCCTCATTGAGCTTGCAATTGTGCTGGTAATGCTGGGCCTTATTACTGCCCTTGGAGCAAGCCTTATAGGTCCTCTGTTAAAGCAGGCAAAACTAAGAGAATCAAGAGAAATTGTTGTATCAGCCAGAGAAGCTGTGATAGGTTATGCAATGCAGTACAAAATGCTACCAGATACCCTTTCTGTAGCTGGAGCAAG
The nucleotide sequence above comes from Thermodesulfovibrionales bacterium. Encoded proteins:
- a CDS encoding type II secretion system GspH family protein, with product MCYEKKNLIISFQLFHPFFHKKGFTLIELAIVLVMLGLITALGASLIGPLLKQAKLRESREIVVSAREAVIGYAMQYKMLPDTLSVAGARNVDAWGNSLYYYRDENLKNSNLCITKPAYTISTLNDN